The proteins below are encoded in one region of Acidobacteriota bacterium:
- a CDS encoding site-2 protease family protein, which yields MNKDRIINLEFEKGTEEKPVYYFEPPKSRIWINIVLFLFTILSTLFVGINFNIGFYYDEALLRDTRFLQEILLSPDIYFKGFLYTLTLMGILLAHEMGHYLTSRYYNIPASLPYFIPFPNLIGTFGAFIKIKAPVTRKKALFDIGVAGPFAGFVVAIPFLIYGLKISKPVLSISKPGAMILGEPIILKILTNIFLKDIPDNYHLYLHPIAFAAWFGLLATAFNLFPVGQLDGGHILYALIGKRVVLFSRIFMGLTVLMGIFFWQGWLFWAAILFIMGIRHPSMLDETPLDKNRIFLGIIAMIIFIISFTPSPIRLAP from the coding sequence ATGAATAAAGATAGAATAATCAATCTGGAGTTCGAGAAAGGAACGGAAGAAAAACCTGTATATTATTTTGAGCCGCCGAAGAGCAGGATCTGGATAAATATAGTCCTTTTTCTGTTTACCATTCTTTCCACTCTTTTTGTTGGGATTAACTTCAACATTGGATTTTACTATGATGAAGCTTTGCTAAGAGATACAAGATTTTTACAGGAAATTCTTTTATCTCCTGATATTTATTTTAAAGGTTTTTTGTACACATTGACTCTTATGGGAATTCTTTTAGCCCATGAAATGGGCCATTATCTTACAAGCCGTTATTACAATATACCTGCATCGCTTCCCTATTTTATTCCATTTCCAAATTTAATCGGGACTTTTGGAGCATTCATTAAAATAAAAGCTCCTGTCACAAGGAAAAAGGCTCTTTTCGATATTGGAGTTGCAGGTCCTTTTGCAGGATTTGTCGTTGCAATTCCTTTTTTGATTTATGGACTTAAGATTTCAAAGCCAGTATTATCTATCTCAAAGCCAGGTGCTATGATTTTAGGAGAACCGATTATTTTAAAAATTTTAACAAATATTTTCTTAAAGGATATTCCCGATAATTACCATCTCTATTTGCATCCAATAGCATTTGCTGCATGGTTTGGTTTGCTTGCCACTGCTTTCAATCTTTTTCCCGTGGGACAGCTCGACGGAGGCCATATTCTTTATGCGCTCATAGGGAAAAGAGTTGTTTTATTTTCAAGGATATTCATGGGATTAACTGTTTTGATGGGAATATTTTTCTGGCAGGGCTGGCTTTTCTGGGCTGCAATTTTATTCATCATGGGGATAAGACATCCTTCCATGCTCGATGAGACACCCCTCGATAAAAACCGAATATTTTTAGGAATAATTGCAATGATAATTTTTATAATCTCTTTCACTCCCTCCCCGATAAGATTAGCCCCCTAA
- a CDS encoding tetratricopeptide repeat protein has protein sequence MKRKLRKRMKEDEFSHAFFRLLNFTRKHKREIITGLITVLIIILGFSGFTLWKEYSISNQNELLGRYLNSRKSDVSELPGKWKPLYYIESASRLIENGKLAEAERELQTMPKKKGDFFYYKYLLLCGEINFQRKDFNKALQYYKEIENAKPENFPWEITLIRMGDCYLKMNKPDQAKYYYNRVTIDFPDSYFSIDAQNKLNKLQ, from the coding sequence ATGAAACGAAAGTTAAGGAAGAGAATGAAGGAGGATGAGTTTTCCCATGCATTCTTTCGACTCCTGAATTTCACAAGAAAGCACAAAAGAGAGATAATTACAGGGTTGATAACTGTTTTAATAATTATTTTAGGCTTTTCTGGATTCACGCTGTGGAAGGAGTATTCAATCAGTAATCAGAATGAGCTTCTTGGAAGATATTTAAATTCAAGAAAGTCAGATGTGTCAGAACTCCCTGGCAAATGGAAGCCTCTTTATTATATAGAATCAGCATCAAGATTAATTGAAAATGGGAAATTGGCTGAAGCTGAGCGAGAGCTTCAGACAATGCCAAAAAAGAAGGGAGATTTTTTTTATTATAAATATTTACTCCTTTGTGGGGAGATAAATTTTCAGAGAAAAGATTTTAATAAAGCTCTTCAATATTATAAAGAAATTGAAAATGCAAAGCCAGAAAACTTCCCATGGGAAATCACTCTTATAAGGATGGGAGATTGCTATTTGAAGATGAACAAACCTGATCAGGCAAAATACTATTACAATCGGGTAACCATCGATTTTCCAGACTCATATTTCAGCATCGACGCCCAAAATAAGTTAAATAAGCTCCAGTAA
- a CDS encoding serine/threonine-protein kinase — protein sequence MSSEKKIGKFDVLKVLGKGGMGLVYLAKDPHIERLVAIKTINIEKEMEREEWELFKSKFFREARAAGNLIHPNIVTIFEAGELKDMPYIAMEYIKGKTLKEYIDEKERLEQGEVINFMIQACNALEFAHKNNIIHRDIKPANMMVTDDNVLKIADFGLAKDISTSLEKSGKIFGSPKYMSPEQIKGEKMDGRTDIFSLGIVMYQLLTGKSPFEGESISQVIFKILNTDPPFPDQIRKDIPKPLAEIVMKAIRKNPDDRFSSAAELRRALQNAKKMLKIGGETTYLYEREIPRQEKTFLLEEPEEKRKVNVVRVLIFLFLFVLIGSGTYLVINKNKFFPGEEKEQARGTVITQKEKAEKIRGDMDNLKQKPMVKEGISPVSFREVKLIPDDSDSLIFIDGKQIEGNILKISGNDKNVHIVKAVSKCKEGEIKIDPAELKNEYQIPQNVSNKEILVSSTPPGAKIYVNDRLETSLTPARLSFTLCENYKIRVEKENFNTYSKLNVSFTSRDKDVFHVSLIPIQELGRLMIESRFSIKVYVDDKLFPLNRESQLSLGTHNVRIIDESIYYKYSFDVDIESKDSPVKWNYEKPQTGFLELLVRPENAKILIDDFLLKRGAERYIEIAVGDHVLKCTWPESSQTKEKIFRIRAGKTERVTIMADTI from the coding sequence ATGAGTTCAGAGAAGAAAATCGGGAAATTTGATGTTCTGAAAGTTCTCGGGAAAGGCGGGATGGGGCTCGTTTACCTTGCAAAAGATCCTCATATCGAAAGGCTTGTTGCTATAAAGACTATTAACATTGAAAAAGAAATGGAAAGAGAGGAGTGGGAGCTATTCAAATCAAAATTTTTCAGAGAAGCAAGAGCAGCAGGAAATTTAATTCATCCAAACATAGTTACAATATTTGAAGCTGGCGAGTTGAAAGATATGCCATACATCGCGATGGAGTACATCAAAGGGAAAACTCTGAAGGAATACATCGACGAAAAAGAAAGGCTTGAGCAGGGAGAAGTAATAAATTTCATGATACAGGCGTGTAATGCCCTGGAGTTTGCGCATAAAAATAACATCATTCATCGAGATATAAAGCCTGCAAATATGATGGTTACAGATGATAACGTCTTGAAGATAGCTGATTTTGGCTTGGCAAAGGATATATCCACAAGCCTTGAAAAATCAGGGAAAATATTTGGCTCTCCTAAATACATGTCTCCTGAGCAGATTAAGGGCGAAAAGATGGATGGTAGAACAGACATTTTCAGTCTTGGAATTGTGATGTATCAACTTCTGACAGGGAAATCTCCTTTTGAGGGAGAGTCGATTTCACAGGTAATATTTAAAATTCTAAACACAGACCCGCCATTTCCAGACCAGATAAGAAAAGATATTCCTAAACCCCTGGCTGAAATAGTTATGAAGGCAATCAGGAAAAACCCGGATGATAGATTTAGTTCCGCAGCAGAATTAAGGCGTGCTCTTCAAAATGCAAAGAAAATGCTCAAAATCGGAGGAGAAACAACATATTTATACGAAAGAGAAATTCCCCGGCAAGAAAAGACTTTTTTACTTGAAGAGCCAGAGGAGAAAAGAAAGGTCAATGTCGTAAGGGTTTTGATTTTCCTTTTTTTATTCGTTCTAATTGGTTCAGGAACATATCTTGTTATAAATAAGAATAAATTTTTCCCTGGCGAGGAAAAAGAGCAAGCTCGAGGAACGGTAATCACCCAAAAAGAAAAAGCTGAAAAAATCAGAGGTGATATGGATAATTTAAAACAGAAGCCTATGGTGAAAGAAGGAATTTCCCCGGTTAGTTTCAGAGAAGTAAAGTTAATTCCAGATGATTCAGATTCTTTGATTTTTATCGATGGAAAGCAAATTGAAGGAAATATATTAAAGATTAGTGGGAATGATAAAAACGTTCATATAGTCAAAGCAGTATCAAAATGTAAAGAAGGGGAAATAAAGATTGATCCTGCTGAGTTGAAGAATGAGTATCAAATCCCGCAGAATGTTTCAAATAAAGAAATTTTAGTAAGTTCAACACCTCCTGGAGCGAAGATTTATGTAAACGATAGATTGGAAACATCGCTAACCCCTGCAAGGCTCAGCTTTACGCTCTGTGAAAATTATAAAATCAGGGTGGAGAAGGAAAATTTTAATACATATTCAAAATTAAATGTATCGTTTACATCAAGAGATAAGGATGTTTTTCATGTGAGTTTAATTCCGATTCAGGAATTGGGAAGATTAATGATTGAATCTCGATTTTCAATTAAAGTTTATGTTGATGATAAATTATTTCCATTGAACAGAGAATCTCAGCTCAGCCTTGGAACTCATAATGTTAGAATAATTGATGAAAGTATCTATTATAAATATTCTTTTGATGTGGATATAGAGAGTAAGGATTCTCCAGTTAAGTGGAATTATGAGAAGCCCCAAACAGGGTTTTTAGAGCTTCTTGTAAGACCTGAGAATGCAAAAATTCTCATCGATGATTTTTTATTAAAAAGAGGAGCTGAAAGATACATTGAAATAGCAGTTGGAGACCATGTTTTAAAATGCACCTGGCCTGAGAGTTCTCAGACAAAAGAGAAAATATTTAGAATAAGAGCTGGCAAAACCGAACGGGTAACTATTATGGCAGATACCATATAA
- a CDS encoding YfhL family 4Fe-4S dicluster ferredoxin yields MALYITEECINCGACEPECPNEAIHAGDPVFIIESDKCTECVGHFPESQCVAVCPVDCIKPDSNFQETKEQLLEKFKRLHPDKEPKL; encoded by the coding sequence ATGGCCCTTTATATTACTGAAGAATGCATCAACTGCGGGGCATGTGAACCAGAATGTCCAAATGAAGCAATCCACGCTGGCGACCCAGTATTTATTATTGAATCTGATAAATGCACTGAATGTGTGGGGCATTTCCCTGAGAGTCAATGTGTTGCAGTGTGTCCTGTGGATTGCATAAAGCCTGATTCAAATTTTCAGGAGACAAAAGAACAGCTCCTGGAGAAGTTTAAGAGGCTCCATCCTGATAAAGAGCCAAAACTTTGA
- a CDS encoding Mrp/NBP35 family ATP-binding protein produces MADEKEKVSSALKEIKYPGFSRDIVSFGIVKDVEIHSDCVKVHLGFTTSNDDVIEQIKNAVSKKMSALTDKKIILEVRRMQEKTVKEEADVYADRLPIPNVKYVLAIGSGKGGVGKTTVAVNLAVSLAKRNASVGLLDADIYGPNVSIMLGINDYDPTVKEGTKLMPYNKYGINVMSIGFFISLDSPVIWRGPMVHRMLMQFLRNVEWGNLDFLVVDLPPGTGDAQLTLVQKVPISGAIIVTTPQDVSLVDARKGLKMFESVNVPVLGIVENMSYLQCPHCGRRIDVFRAGGGKRTAMELGVPLLAEIPIDPNMSVISDAGIPVVESDSGSLHSKLFFSLADQVMKKIGYIQ; encoded by the coding sequence GTGGCAGACGAAAAAGAAAAAGTATCTTCTGCTTTAAAAGAAATAAAGTATCCAGGCTTCAGCAGAGATATAGTATCATTCGGAATAGTAAAAGATGTTGAAATTCATTCTGATTGTGTGAAAGTTCATTTAGGATTTACCACATCAAATGATGATGTAATCGAGCAGATAAAGAATGCTGTTTCAAAAAAGATGTCTGCGCTCACAGATAAAAAAATAATTCTTGAGGTAAGGAGGATGCAGGAGAAGACCGTAAAGGAAGAGGCTGATGTATATGCGGACAGGCTTCCGATTCCGAATGTAAAATATGTTCTTGCAATAGGAAGTGGAAAAGGTGGCGTTGGAAAAACTACAGTGGCAGTGAACTTAGCTGTTTCCCTTGCAAAGAGAAATGCTTCAGTTGGACTGCTTGATGCGGATATATATGGACCGAATGTGTCGATCATGCTTGGAATAAATGATTATGACCCTACTGTAAAAGAAGGTACAAAGCTAATGCCTTACAATAAGTACGGCATTAATGTAATGTCAATAGGCTTTTTCATTTCTCTTGATTCACCTGTTATATGGAGAGGTCCAATGGTTCACAGGATGCTGATGCAATTTCTGAGAAATGTTGAGTGGGGAAACCTTGATTTTCTGGTTGTGGATTTGCCTCCAGGAACAGGAGATGCTCAACTTACTCTCGTTCAGAAAGTACCAATTTCAGGTGCGATAATAGTGACAACCCCCCAGGATGTCTCTCTTGTGGATGCGAGGAAAGGTTTAAAGATGTTTGAGAGTGTGAATGTTCCTGTGCTGGGGATTGTGGAGAATATGAGTTATTTGCAGTGTCCGCATTGTGGAAGGAGAATCGATGTATTCAGGGCTGGAGGTGGCAAGAGAACGGCAATGGAACTTGGAGTTCCTCTTCTGGCTGAGATTCCAATCGACCCTAATATGAGTGTAATATCAGATGCTGGAATTCCAGTTGTAGAGTCTGATTCAGGAAGTCTTCATTCAAAATTATTTTTTTCTTTAGCTGACCAGGTAATGAAAAAAATAGGATATATACAGTAA
- the bamD gene encoding outer membrane protein assembly factor BamD codes for MQKMRPDPILFAFFILFLCGFLGLAQEDETMVLKIYQNALKLLKDGKTEEALGDFVKISKSYPNSEIADDALMQIGNIYYPYDDINFSVDKGGIENARDYYTRIVQNYVGSNSAPIAYFKLGLMKLDPRFETFNINEAFANFERILNIYQNYSNYFEGYFGKGLIYFLQKEYPKAIGAFSKIILLSDDKRLISKSYYYIGLSYIKSGNFLEAMKSFGKALSIREESEYLPKSSSALKLAFKIYRLQNREKPVYKRDSDFTLRKKIEKGIRRCYNLRCDGRSNVYILDEKEDRVAIWNTLNNTFSTVTIKKPNYLFVSPQGIIYTAEGNQVRVGGRYMTLEKKVGTKIEVLKNIQKILVNSIGEIFIGDKNEDTLQKFGRDLKFEGYFSNKINYIPSDMEIDSYGNYYFLNSKDNFFEIFNAREEKLMRVSLKNILKSPVDLTLDLIGNVYVLDDELKKVSVYTNEGFNLGILDSTNVSNYNFQKPKAIAMDNLNNLYIYDEDLRDVLRFQ; via the coding sequence ATGCAAAAAATGAGACCTGACCCCATTTTGTTTGCATTTTTTATTCTTTTTTTGTGTGGTTTTTTGGGTTTGGCGCAGGAGGATGAGACGATGGTGCTTAAGATTTATCAGAATGCCCTTAAGCTTTTGAAGGATGGAAAAACTGAGGAAGCTTTAGGGGATTTTGTTAAAATCTCAAAGTCCTACCCTAATTCAGAAATAGCTGATGATGCTCTGATGCAAATCGGAAACATTTATTATCCATATGATGATATAAATTTTTCTGTGGATAAAGGGGGTATAGAAAATGCAAGAGATTATTACACAAGGATAGTTCAAAATTATGTTGGTTCAAACAGTGCTCCAATTGCATATTTCAAGCTTGGCTTGATGAAACTCGACCCTCGATTTGAAACATTCAACATCAACGAGGCTTTTGCCAATTTTGAACGGATATTGAACATCTATCAGAATTATTCCAATTATTTTGAAGGTTATTTTGGAAAAGGATTGATTTATTTTTTACAGAAGGAATATCCGAAAGCAATAGGAGCGTTTTCAAAAATAATTCTCCTTTCTGATGATAAAAGGTTAATCTCAAAGTCATATTACTATATAGGGTTATCCTACATAAAATCAGGGAATTTTTTAGAGGCGATGAAATCATTCGGAAAAGCTCTTTCAATCAGGGAGGAGTCAGAGTATTTACCAAAGTCATCGAGTGCATTGAAACTCGCTTTCAAAATTTATCGATTGCAGAATAGAGAAAAACCTGTGTATAAAAGAGATTCCGATTTTACTTTAAGGAAAAAAATAGAGAAAGGAATAAGAAGGTGTTATAACCTTCGATGTGATGGAAGGAGCAATGTTTACATTCTTGATGAAAAAGAAGATAGAGTTGCGATCTGGAATACCCTTAACAACACTTTTTCCACAGTAACAATTAAAAAACCCAATTACCTTTTTGTAAGTCCGCAAGGAATAATTTATACAGCTGAAGGTAATCAAGTAAGGGTGGGAGGGAGGTACATGACCCTGGAAAAGAAAGTAGGTACTAAAATTGAAGTTTTAAAAAACATCCAAAAAATTTTAGTTAATAGCATTGGAGAGATATTCATCGGAGATAAAAATGAAGATACCCTTCAGAAGTTTGGAAGAGATTTAAAATTTGAAGGTTATTTTTCAAACAAGATTAATTACATTCCCTCGGATATGGAGATAGATTCGTATGGAAATTATTATTTTTTGAATTCAAAGGATAATTTTTTTGAAATATTTAACGCAAGAGAAGAAAAATTGATGAGGGTTTCATTGAAAAACATCCTGAAGAGTCCGGTAGATTTAACACTTGATTTGATTGGAAATGTGTATGTTCTTGATGATGAGTTAAAAAAGGTATCCGTTTATACGAACGAAGGATTTAATTTAGGAATTCTGGACAGCACAAATGTATCTAACTATAATTTTCAAAAACCAAAAGCCATAGCAATGGATAATTTAAACAATCTTTATATATATGATGAAGATTTAAGAGATGTTTTGAGGTTTCAATGA